A genome region from Rhizobium jaguaris includes the following:
- a CDS encoding thermonuclease family protein yields MERMRKFSAVAAALYSLVTAAPADAGPRSAFISFSVHATYCENSACEPVTLQIASGDTFVINRWGNHREQVRIANIDAPNRQARCVRERERADQATDRLGRLLNGSTFTMARVNTDRRGDSIAFVSVDRRDLGHRLVREGLAFPWEPRHRSWC; encoded by the coding sequence ATGGAGAGAATGCGCAAGTTCTCGGCGGTCGCCGCGGCGCTGTATTCGCTCGTCACCGCCGCGCCAGCGGACGCAGGGCCGCGATCGGCCTTTATCTCGTTTAGTGTCCACGCGACCTATTGCGAAAACAGCGCATGCGAACCGGTCACGTTGCAGATCGCCAGTGGCGACACATTCGTCATCAACCGATGGGGCAATCATCGCGAACAGGTTCGGATCGCCAACATCGATGCGCCGAACAGGCAGGCGCGATGCGTCAGGGAGAGGGAACGGGCAGATCAGGCGACAGACAGGCTTGGTCGGCTCCTGAACGGTTCGACATTCACGATGGCCCGCGTCAACACGGATCGTCGAGGAGACTCGATCGCCTTCGTTTCGGTTGACCGTCGCGATCTCGGTCACAGGCTCGTTCGTGAAGGCCTTGCCTTCCCGTGGGAGCCGCGGCATCGATCCTGGTGCTGA
- a CDS encoding DUF736 family protein, producing MAANATELTNYVRFAGDGKSLSGNIASIAYDLDISGEEYESANAKAPVYRLFAKSPRGKRVEIGGIWKKQNQSGGDYFTLSVNTGYGRLNANLSANAQHLSRGRYPGQDDEDLMAIIPWD from the coding sequence ATGGCTGCAAATGCGACAGAGTTGACGAATTACGTCCGGTTTGCCGGTGACGGCAAAAGCCTCAGTGGCAACATCGCTTCGATCGCCTACGATCTCGACATCTCCGGCGAAGAGTATGAAAGCGCCAACGCAAAAGCTCCCGTCTACCGCCTGTTCGCCAAAAGCCCGCGCGGTAAACGGGTGGAGATCGGCGGCATCTGGAAGAAGCAGAACCAGAGTGGTGGCGACTATTTTACCCTCTCCGTCAACACCGGCTACGGCCGCCTCAACGCCAATCTAAGCGCAAATGCCCAGCATTTGTCGCGGGGCCGCTATCCCGGTCAGGATGACGAAGACCTCATGGCCATCATTCCCTGGGATTGA
- a CDS encoding thermonuclease family protein, whose protein sequence is MCHTAVLLAFCASANAQAPQPSSLVFAVPLSGVTFLTGDSWQQAGQTMRLYGVQACIRGATYTDQAGQRQDCGAVSLAMLAAIVKDTKPTCAPVAQVMAPASGQPSTILVICSAHIGNNALDLGAMLITRGFAFAALETTGKPVYLPYSIEEGIAEQSRVGLWAYPDMPHPNRVLLSRSRKPG, encoded by the coding sequence GTGTGTCATACCGCGGTCCTGTTGGCGTTCTGCGCGTCTGCCAATGCGCAGGCGCCGCAGCCTTCGTCCCTTGTCTTTGCCGTTCCGCTGTCGGGCGTAACGTTTCTAACGGGCGACAGTTGGCAACAAGCCGGGCAGACTATGCGGCTATACGGCGTGCAGGCCTGTATCCGCGGAGCTACCTATACCGACCAGGCAGGGCAAAGGCAGGATTGCGGCGCCGTGTCGCTGGCGATGCTGGCGGCGATCGTCAAGGATACCAAACCGACATGCGCACCAGTCGCGCAAGTGATGGCACCGGCGTCCGGCCAGCCGTCCACTATCCTCGTCATCTGCTCGGCTCACATCGGCAACAACGCGCTCGACCTTGGCGCCATGCTGATCACCCGAGGTTTTGCCTTCGCCGCCCTCGAAACCACCGGCAAGCCGGTCTACCTGCCTTACAGCATCGAAGAGGGGATCGCAGAGCAGTCGCGTGTCGGCCTTTGGGCCTATCCCGACATGCCGCATCCCAATCGGGTGCTGCTTTCGCGATCAAGGAAGCCTGGATGA
- a CDS encoding acyltransferase, whose product MTAAALSNAWSQWLPNQKDLFANLGLAIGFVATLTFAGESAVSLLAAGMPAECAEYASNVSQSEGNFASISPVVNGTRCYGAFQFCDSGTLQAYWDGSREDFLNSPSAQVAAWQRYERSQWYAAQKNGLTSLIGQQVCYQGTCANISQSSILKACQFGCGSGGKLSNLAKSGLDCNAAGTRDGAGTSVCSYLISGAGYNVGCITNSNDGVDCTPVAANEVQK is encoded by the coding sequence ATGACGGCTGCCGCCTTATCGAATGCTTGGTCCCAATGGCTGCCGAACCAGAAAGACCTTTTTGCTAATCTGGGCCTCGCCATCGGCTTTGTTGCAACGCTGACTTTCGCCGGGGAAAGTGCGGTCAGCCTTCTCGCCGCCGGCATGCCAGCCGAATGCGCCGAATACGCCTCAAACGTCAGTCAAAGCGAAGGAAACTTCGCGAGCATTTCCCCCGTCGTCAACGGCACCCGCTGTTACGGTGCGTTTCAGTTCTGCGACAGCGGAACGCTGCAGGCCTATTGGGATGGCTCGCGCGAGGATTTTTTGAACAGCCCGTCGGCGCAGGTCGCCGCCTGGCAACGTTATGAACGCAGTCAGTGGTACGCGGCTCAGAAAAACGGCCTCACAAGCCTGATCGGGCAACAGGTCTGCTACCAGGGTACCTGCGCCAACATCTCGCAATCCTCGATCCTCAAGGCCTGCCAGTTCGGCTGCGGCTCAGGCGGCAAGCTTTCCAATCTCGCCAAATCCGGCCTCGACTGCAACGCGGCCGGCACGCGCGACGGCGCCGGTACCAGCGTTTGCAGTTATCTGATCTCCGGCGCCGGCTACAATGTCGGCTGCATCACCAACTCCAATGATGGTGTCGACTGCACTCCGGTGGCGGCAAACGAGGTGCAGAAATGA
- a CDS encoding lytic transglycosylase domain-containing protein, with translation MSRAPAHIAFLLASLVVPSITRADDLKPIAAPTVASTACRDGAVEPDTIKQLIVKEAARQGVDSRLALAIAEQESGFGSRVNSPAGARGVMQLMPATAARYDVSDICDAADNIRGGVSYLKDLTAMFGGNIMLVVAAYNAGEARVVAARGVPSIGETVSYTALVTNAYYGFDNVLSGRRAGRVVRPDSLARSSGVDLLAATPPSDKPIPINQTRADTGGHDWIGGSVLYVQ, from the coding sequence ATGTCCAGAGCCCCCGCACACATTGCTTTCCTGCTTGCTAGCCTCGTTGTCCCATCGATCACGCGCGCAGATGACCTCAAGCCAATTGCGGCTCCTACCGTAGCCTCCACCGCGTGCCGCGACGGCGCCGTGGAGCCGGACACTATCAAGCAGCTGATCGTCAAAGAGGCCGCACGGCAAGGCGTTGATAGTCGACTGGCACTCGCCATCGCCGAACAGGAGTCCGGCTTCGGCAGCCGCGTCAATTCGCCGGCCGGCGCGCGTGGGGTCATGCAGCTGATGCCGGCGACCGCGGCGCGCTACGACGTGTCTGACATCTGCGATGCGGCAGACAACATCCGCGGCGGCGTCAGTTATCTCAAGGATCTGACCGCGATGTTCGGCGGTAATATCATGCTTGTGGTTGCTGCGTACAATGCCGGAGAAGCCCGCGTAGTTGCAGCGCGTGGTGTGCCATCGATCGGTGAGACCGTGTCTTATACGGCCCTCGTCACCAATGCCTACTACGGCTTCGACAATGTCTTGAGCGGCAGGCGAGCAGGGCGGGTTGTTCGGCCCGACTCTTTGGCTCGTTCGTCCGGCGTCGATTTGCTGGCGGCAACGCCACCGTCAGACAAACCCATTCCGATCAATCAAACAAGGGCTGATACCGGCGGTCACGACTGGATCGGCGGCTCGGTCCTCTACGTGCAATAG
- a CDS encoding TrbC/VirB2 family protein — protein MKTKFFDLARSVSRRSLNVKAFALAGIAVAISTGNADLAYAAGDIFQPINSVFTTLLNFMTGTFATTSATIACAAVGYMALTSRIPWSWCFSIIVGIAFIFGGAQLVQSVSSGLGG, from the coding sequence ATGAAGACAAAATTCTTTGATCTGGCCCGGTCGGTCTCTCGGCGCTCGCTCAACGTCAAAGCTTTCGCGTTGGCCGGAATTGCTGTTGCAATATCGACGGGCAATGCCGATTTGGCCTATGCCGCCGGCGACATCTTTCAGCCGATCAATTCGGTCTTCACTACCCTCCTCAATTTCATGACCGGAACCTTTGCGACGACGTCAGCGACGATCGCCTGCGCGGCCGTCGGTTATATGGCGCTCACCAGCCGCATCCCCTGGAGCTGGTGCTTCTCAATTATCGTCGGCATCGCCTTCATCTTCGGCGGTGCCCAGCTCGTCCAGTCCGTGTCCTCCGGATTGGGTGGCTGA
- a CDS encoding type IV secretion system protein VirB3: MSGTQAKAEVAPLVLGLTRPRMFWGVPIGLFVGEMMIVVMTFLNTKNLAMFLLFLPLHALSYVITVRDPHLPNVVRVRIAKCPWTKNRHFWGGNSYEP; the protein is encoded by the coding sequence ATGAGCGGGACCCAGGCAAAGGCGGAGGTGGCGCCCCTCGTTCTCGGCCTCACTCGGCCGCGGATGTTCTGGGGCGTGCCGATCGGTCTTTTTGTCGGGGAAATGATGATCGTCGTCATGACCTTCCTCAACACCAAGAACCTCGCCATGTTCTTGCTGTTCCTGCCCTTGCACGCGCTTTCCTACGTGATCACCGTGCGCGATCCCCATCTGCCGAACGTCGTTCGGGTCCGGATCGCCAAATGCCCGTGGACGAAGAACCGTCACTTCTGGGGCGGCAATTCCTATGAGCCGTAA
- a CDS encoding VirB4 family type IV secretion/conjugal transfer ATPase has protein sequence MQRAVRRNLRFGAEIGREKPISAHIPYLRHVDEETLRTKDGMLLSVIKIDGFCHQTADQEIIDVEATVRNTLIRALADSRFAVYSHIVRRRIPPNIGGEFDIPFCRDLDERYRMGLADSRMYTNELYLTVIRRGFQGKVGLADALLSRFRKAAGVSEQALDREARQELRQHLANIVKGMEGYGARILKAVVRDHSVASELLEFLAMLLNGGQPVNMALPRMALDEYLPTRRITFGRRLLEMRGGSDNETRFGAMLSIREYAPYTAAGMIDGLLKIPGEFVLSQSFSLADRAPILSEMDRIERQISVSDERGTSLESAISIARDELVNGRAVMGYHHLSVMALGNSIKETETSAQAITKELQHAGMVVVREDLNAEPAFFAQLPGNFAYIARRALISSRNFCGLASFHNFALGKPSGNYWGPAISLLQTTSMTPYFFNFHKGEVGNFIVTGPTGSGKTVALLFLLAQAMRVRPQPRFAFFDKDRGGEIFIRACGGQYEVLQPGIPTGFNPLQLEDNPDNRSFVYELLSYIVRPRDEAEKLGPEQEKILARAVGQIFDVPIRERLFSDVVHLLRGGEVAGRDDLASRFEAWCDTRGWLFDNPVDLWDTDRGIFGFDLTAVLDDPEIRTAALGYIFFRAGQMLDGIRPMMLFVDEGWKVVSDDKAGAFINDQLKTIRKKNGIVGIGTQSPRDITTSPIAHTLLEQSPTNIFFPNPKADRDSYVRGFGLSEVEFEWVKSTSSTSRQFLVKHDHDSVIARLDLSALPEFIKVLSGRAETVAECERLRRRYGDAPEHWLPYFCGWAQEPSSAFEPMGDEP, from the coding sequence ATGCAAAGGGCGGTTCGCAGAAATCTTCGATTTGGCGCCGAGATCGGCCGGGAAAAGCCGATATCCGCCCACATTCCCTATCTCAGGCATGTCGATGAAGAAACCTTGCGGACCAAGGACGGCATGCTGCTGTCGGTGATCAAGATCGACGGCTTCTGCCATCAGACGGCCGACCAGGAGATCATCGACGTCGAGGCGACGGTGCGCAACACGCTGATCCGGGCGCTCGCCGACAGCCGCTTTGCCGTCTACTCCCATATTGTCCGCCGACGCATCCCGCCGAATATCGGCGGCGAGTTCGATATCCCCTTCTGCCGGGATCTCGACGAGCGCTATCGGATGGGTCTCGCCGACAGTCGCATGTACACGAACGAGCTCTATCTGACGGTCATCCGCCGCGGCTTCCAGGGCAAGGTCGGTCTTGCTGATGCGTTGCTGTCGCGCTTCCGCAAGGCAGCCGGTGTCTCCGAACAGGCACTCGATCGTGAGGCGCGTCAGGAGCTGCGCCAGCATCTCGCCAATATCGTCAAGGGAATGGAAGGCTACGGCGCCAGGATCCTGAAGGCGGTGGTTCGCGATCACAGTGTCGCGTCCGAGTTGCTTGAGTTTCTGGCCATGCTGTTGAATGGCGGCCAGCCCGTCAACATGGCTCTCCCCCGCATGGCGCTCGACGAATATCTGCCGACCCGGCGCATTACCTTCGGTCGGCGCCTGCTGGAGATGCGTGGCGGTAGCGATAACGAGACCCGCTTTGGGGCGATGTTGTCGATCCGCGAATACGCACCCTATACGGCAGCCGGCATGATCGACGGGCTGCTAAAGATCCCGGGCGAGTTCGTCCTCTCGCAAAGCTTTTCCTTGGCCGACCGTGCGCCGATTCTCTCCGAGATGGATCGCATCGAGCGACAGATCAGCGTCTCGGACGAGCGCGGCACGAGCCTCGAAAGCGCAATTTCGATTGCCAGGGACGAGTTGGTCAATGGCCGGGCTGTGATGGGCTACCACCATCTTTCCGTCATGGCGCTCGGCAATTCCATCAAGGAAACCGAGACCAGTGCCCAGGCGATCACCAAGGAACTGCAGCACGCCGGCATGGTGGTGGTGCGCGAGGACCTGAATGCCGAACCGGCCTTCTTCGCGCAGCTGCCCGGAAACTTTGCCTATATAGCCCGGCGGGCGCTGATCTCGTCGCGGAATTTCTGCGGGTTGGCTTCCTTTCATAATTTTGCGCTCGGCAAGCCCAGCGGCAATTATTGGGGACCGGCGATCTCGCTGCTGCAGACCACGTCGATGACGCCGTATTTCTTCAATTTCCATAAGGGCGAGGTCGGCAATTTTATCGTCACCGGCCCGACAGGCTCCGGCAAGACGGTGGCGCTACTGTTTTTGCTGGCGCAGGCGATGCGAGTCAGACCGCAGCCGCGTTTTGCCTTCTTCGACAAGGACCGCGGTGGCGAGATTTTTATTCGTGCCTGTGGTGGCCAATATGAAGTGCTGCAGCCTGGCATTCCGACCGGCTTCAATCCGCTGCAGCTCGAAGATAACCCCGACAACAGGTCTTTTGTCTATGAGCTGTTAAGCTACATCGTCCGCCCGAGGGACGAGGCGGAAAAGCTCGGTCCCGAACAGGAAAAGATCCTCGCCCGCGCCGTCGGGCAGATTTTTGACGTGCCGATCCGCGAGCGTCTGTTCTCCGACGTTGTCCATCTGCTCCGCGGCGGCGAAGTCGCCGGCCGTGACGATCTCGCCTCGCGCTTTGAGGCCTGGTGCGACACGCGCGGATGGTTGTTCGACAATCCCGTGGACCTTTGGGATACCGACCGCGGTATTTTTGGTTTCGATCTGACTGCGGTCCTCGATGATCCTGAGATCAGAACGGCCGCACTTGGTTATATCTTCTTCCGCGCCGGCCAGATGCTCGATGGTATCAGGCCGATGATGCTTTTCGTCGACGAAGGCTGGAAAGTCGTCAGCGACGACAAGGCCGGCGCCTTCATCAACGATCAGCTCAAAACCATCCGCAAGAAAAACGGCATTGTTGGCATCGGCACGCAGTCGCCGCGCGATATCACGACGTCGCCGATCGCGCACACGCTGCTCGAGCAAAGCCCGACGAATATCTTTTTCCCCAACCCAAAGGCCGATCGCGACAGTTATGTCAGAGGATTTGGTCTCTCGGAGGTCGAGTTCGAGTGGGTGAAATCCACGTCCTCGACCAGCCGCCAGTTCCTGGTCAAACATGACCATGACAGCGTCATTGCCCGCCTCGATCTCTCAGCGCTGCCCGAGTTTATCAAGGTTTTGTCCGGCCGCGCCGAAACCGTTGCGGAATGTGAGCGGCTGCGCCGGCGTTACGGCGATGCCCCGGAACATTGGCTGCCGTATTTCTGCGGCTGGGCTCAGGAGCCTTCCAGTGCCTTCGAACCGATGGGGGACGAGCCATGA
- a CDS encoding type IV secretion system protein translates to MNRGTTTIRGILLAASMLAPTASAYAQVPVIDNATLEQATKTASNTAEIMSSNSDILQTVNKTLAAVTGNRSTSEIANAALGSGFSIGNAPDFSTLLSGQMSWGNLGSYGNTAATILNGLNLVKTLSGQADSAAFTRGDKAYQGLVNTATALTASIAGTQSGAQQRSTAFQAVQGQIGTATDIKGSIDQNSQVQTQTAQTVNELVGAVNAGNAALNAEQMRQLAAEAATSQFMTYDAGKLSFVGQ, encoded by the coding sequence ATGAACAGAGGCACCACCACAATCAGGGGCATCTTGCTCGCGGCGTCAATGTTGGCTCCCACAGCAAGTGCCTACGCCCAGGTCCCGGTGATCGACAACGCGACGCTGGAGCAGGCCACGAAAACCGCCTCGAACACAGCCGAGATCATGTCGTCGAACAGCGACATCCTGCAGACGGTGAATAAGACGCTTGCCGCCGTCACGGGAAACCGTTCCACGAGCGAGATCGCCAATGCCGCACTCGGGTCCGGCTTTTCGATCGGCAATGCGCCGGACTTTTCCACGCTGCTCAGCGGTCAGATGTCCTGGGGTAATCTCGGCTCGTACGGCAATACCGCCGCAACGATCCTGAATGGCCTTAACCTGGTCAAGACCCTCTCTGGGCAGGCGGACAGCGCTGCCTTCACTCGCGGCGACAAGGCTTATCAGGGCCTGGTCAACACGGCGACGGCGCTGACGGCCTCCATTGCCGGAACACAAAGCGGTGCCCAGCAACGCTCCACCGCCTTCCAGGCCGTACAGGGACAAATCGGCACGGCCACCGACATCAAAGGTTCGATCGACCAGAATTCGCAGGTGCAGACGCAGACGGCGCAAACGGTCAACGAGCTCGTCGGTGCGGTCAATGCTGGCAATGCTGCGCTCAACGCGGAACAGATGCGGCAGTTAGCGGCAGAAGCGGCGACGTCGCAGTTCATGACCTATGACGCAGGCAAACTCTCCTTTGTCGGACAGTGA
- a CDS encoding type IV secretion system protein: MNPFDILFGKIDSMGVSAVQTMYSTLASSLGPLFLAGLTVYVVWWGYEMLFGRAQMTAGAFVWRFGRAFICYTLIVSWATYQPLIVQPLISAPDGMATIVCQSTGGSNCGGDGSSGSSVTQGLTDIWNGGIAVVKAMVDAGGITAVGMYILAIVVLAVVCILCAITVTLLMIGKMTMFILLAIGPIVLCCALFNLTSRVVDGWITSLAGYALLPIIVYVILGFMLTLLKGRVDALTADASAANMTTLAPFLLMSIVTAFLLTHSISIALAIAGGGPRIDALGATAGVMAARLGWRAGALTALGIATTGRGVGQAGGSWFNNTRGGPATIGDGDPAAAQVRAAAANARQ; this comes from the coding sequence ATGAACCCCTTCGATATTCTGTTTGGCAAGATCGATAGCATGGGCGTCAGCGCCGTTCAGACCATGTATTCGACCCTCGCCAGCTCCCTTGGGCCGCTGTTCCTGGCCGGTCTCACGGTTTATGTCGTCTGGTGGGGCTACGAGATGTTGTTCGGCCGCGCCCAGATGACCGCCGGCGCCTTCGTCTGGCGGTTCGGCCGGGCCTTCATCTGCTACACGCTCATCGTCTCCTGGGCCACCTACCAGCCTCTGATCGTTCAGCCTTTGATTTCCGCCCCCGACGGCATGGCAACCATCGTTTGCCAATCGACCGGTGGCAGCAATTGCGGTGGCGACGGCAGCTCCGGCTCGTCCGTCACGCAAGGGCTGACTGATATCTGGAATGGTGGTATTGCCGTGGTCAAGGCGATGGTTGACGCCGGCGGCATCACCGCGGTCGGCATGTATATCTTGGCCATCGTCGTGCTCGCCGTCGTCTGTATCCTCTGCGCCATCACCGTCACCCTGTTGATGATCGGCAAGATGACGATGTTCATCCTGCTGGCGATCGGCCCGATCGTTTTGTGCTGCGCCCTCTTCAATCTGACCTCGCGGGTCGTCGATGGCTGGATCACCAGCCTTGCCGGCTATGCGCTGCTGCCGATTATTGTCTATGTCATCCTCGGCTTCATGCTGACTCTCCTGAAGGGCCGCGTCGATGCGCTGACCGCTGATGCCAGCGCAGCCAATATGACGACGTTGGCGCCGTTTCTGCTGATGTCGATCGTGACGGCCTTCCTCCTCACCCATTCGATCTCGATTGCGCTCGCCATCGCCGGCGGCGGCCCCAGGATCGATGCGCTTGGCGCAACCGCCGGCGTAATGGCGGCAAGACTCGGCTGGAGAGCCGGCGCGCTGACGGCTCTGGGGATTGCGACTACCGGCCGGGGCGTCGGTCAGGCCGGAGGATCATGGTTCAACAACACGCGTGGCGGGCCAGCCACCATTGGTGACGGGGATCCTGCCGCCGCACAGGTCCGTGCCGCAGCCGCCAATGCGCGCCAATAG